One window of Marinomonas primoryensis genomic DNA carries:
- a CDS encoding sigma-70 family RNA polymerase sigma factor — translation MERAKTLQPDEQRVADMFAIAQHRDQAALARLFDHYVPRVRSFCMAAQPGSNIMADDIAQEVMIRIWNKAHTYKPEAASLNTWVFTLARNARIDYLRKNSRHQSDIDPEYLWRNVIDENADPFKDAQQKRDQERIQQGLDKLPSDQKQVLAKVYLEGKTHKEAAEELSLPLGTIKSRVRLALHKLTIYVKR, via the coding sequence ATGGAACGCGCAAAAACATTACAACCCGATGAACAGCGAGTGGCTGACATGTTTGCCATTGCTCAACACAGAGATCAAGCCGCCTTAGCACGCTTGTTTGATCACTATGTTCCAAGAGTGAGGTCATTTTGTATGGCCGCACAACCCGGTTCTAACATAATGGCCGATGATATTGCTCAAGAGGTGATGATTCGTATATGGAATAAAGCTCACACCTACAAGCCCGAAGCGGCTTCGCTTAATACGTGGGTTTTTACCTTGGCAAGAAATGCCCGAATCGACTATTTACGCAAAAACAGCCGACATCAATCAGACATCGACCCAGAATACTTATGGCGTAATGTGATCGATGAAAATGCTGATCCATTTAAAGACGCACAGCAAAAAAGAGATCAAGAACGTATTCAACAAGGATTAGATAAATTGCCATCAGACCAAAAGCAAGTATTAGCAAAAGTATACTTAGAGGGTAAAACCCATAAAGAAGCCGCCGAAGAGTTATCGCTTCCACTTGGCACAATAAAGTCCCGCGTTCGTCTTGCTTTACACAAACTCACTATTTACGTTAAGAGGTAG